CCGAAGAGACGACCACCGGCGTCCACCGACTGCGCGCGATGGACGACGACGGCGCACTCGAATACCCCGTCTTCGCGGTCAACGACACGCCGATGAAGCGCCTGTTCGACAACGTCCACGGCACGGGCGAATCCTCGCTTGCGAACATCGCCATGACCACGAACCTCTCGTGGGCGGGCAAGAACGTCGTCGTCGCGGGCTACGGCGACTGCGGTCGCGGCGTCGCCAAGAAGGCGTCGGGCCAGAACGCGAACGTCATCGTCACGGAAGTCGAACCCCGGCGCGCGCTCGAAGCCCACATGGAGGGCTACGACGTGATGCCGATGACCGAGGCGGCCGAAGTCGGCGACGTGTTCCTCACGACGACGGGCAACCGCGACGTGATTACGACGGAACACTTCGAGAAGATGCAAGACGGCGTCCTGCTCGCCAACGCAGGTCACTTCGACGTGGAGGTCAACTTAGACCAGCTTTCGGACCTCGCAGTCGCAGAGCGCGACGCCCGCGACGGCGTCCACGAATACGAGATGGCGGACGGTCGCCGCCTCAACGTCCTCGCGGAAGGTCGCCTCGTGAACCTCGCCTCGCCAATCGCGCTGGGCCACCCGGTCGAAGTCATGGACCAGAGCTTCGGCATCCAGTTCGTCTGCGTGCGCGAGATGGTGGAGAACGGCGAGACCTACGACGCCGGCGTCCACGACGTGCCGGACGAACT
The sequence above is a segment of the Halorussus halophilus genome. Coding sequences within it:
- a CDS encoding adenosylhomocysteinase, producing the protein MVDYPTISEQVDDVESARAEGHRKMDWAREHMPILTAIQDEFGDSKPFDGQRIGMAMHVEAKTAVLVETLAEAGADVVVTGCNPLSTHDDVSAALDEHPNIDSYAKRGVDDEEYYEAIEAVIDLEPTITVDDGMDLVAAIHEDYPELIDSIVGGAEETTTGVHRLRAMDDDGALEYPVFAVNDTPMKRLFDNVHGTGESSLANIAMTTNLSWAGKNVVVAGYGDCGRGVAKKASGQNANVIVTEVEPRRALEAHMEGYDVMPMTEAAEVGDVFLTTTGNRDVITTEHFEKMQDGVLLANAGHFDVEVNLDQLSDLAVAERDARDGVHEYEMADGRRLNVLAEGRLVNLASPIALGHPVEVMDQSFGIQFVCVREMVENGETYDAGVHDVPDELDKEIAEIKLEAEGIEYDDLTPEQADYMGSWEHGT